The DNA region TCCATTTTGCATTCACTAAAGTAAAATTTGTCTTACGGACAAGTCGAGTAGGATCGGGCGTATCACTAAAGTAAAACTTGTATTCACTGAAATTGATCATTGGGTAGAGCCTCCAGCCGTGCTACCCGTGAATTGCTACTCTGTTCGGATCTGGATAACATTCGCCCCGTTGGGACCTCGCTGATATTGGGCCTTACCAGGCGGCCCAGCTTGCTTCCACTTGCTCGAGCTCGCTCCCTTTTCAGGCGGCccggtcttttttttttcctttggccCAATCAGGATACTAATGAAGGCTAAGCAATTGCTCCGCTAGTGGCTTGGCTTTGTAAAGTAGTCACATGTCGGCTTCCCTTCTGTCTGGCGTTGCTTGCTTAAATCAAGCCCGAGTTGTTGCTGGTTTAGCCGATATGCCTGACCCGATCCATGTGGCTGCTAGGATCCTAAGTGTTGTGGTTTCCCCGAGTCAGTAGCACCCGAGCTTCCTCCTCCCTTTGCTAAAAAAGCCACTTACAGTGCTGGATGAGACCATGCAACGATCTTTTGACGCTCTTCATGTGCAATCATTTGGTAAATCTTATTGATGGTTGGCATCGGTTCAATGCTCAAAATATTCAAGCCTACCGTATCAAATTCGGAGGTCAGGCCCATAAGAAACTGAAAAGCTTTTTCGGTCTCTCACTGCCCCACAATCATTTGTTACTCGCTCCACAAGAGCAGCCCAGGTTCTCGAGATAAAACTCGAGCTCATCCCACAACATCTTCATCTTCGAGTAATATTCTCCTACATTTTGCCCCTCTTGATTAATGAGGCAGATGTCgaatttaatttgataaatCCGTGTCTGATTACCTTGAGGTCATCTCATAAGCTCTTCGCATCTACGGCATAAGTGATGGTAGGTTGTAGCTCCTTCTCCATTGTGTTAAATATCCATGCAATAATCGTGGAATTGCAGGCTTCCCATCTTTCTCGTAGCGGATCATCTTCCTCCGGCTTCTGGAGCTTCCCGTCGATGAAAGGAATCTTCCCTTTTGCCCTCAACGTGATCAACATGGTGTGTGACCATGTCAGGTAATTGTCACCGTTCAAGTGACATGAAATCAGTACATTCCCTGTGCTATCCGCTGATGTAAGAATAAACAACCGGGATATCGACTTTCTTCCCCGCGTTATCTCCCTTCTCCACGTCCTTCAACTTCTCAACACCCTTCTTCAGGCTCTTGTGGGATTCACTGTCGTCCGACATCCTCTCTAATCGAGGTTTCAATCGGTCCAAGAGTAAAGGTGCTCTGATATCATAATAAACTTGGAACGCTCAACCTCAATTTGCAATATTGTCAATCGTAGAGTAAATAGGCTATACAGCCTTACAAGAAAGGAAATATGCTATGACTAATGATGCCATAAATCTAGGACtaccaaatatataaaatatgctACAATTATACAATATCCTTAATAATTGCCTTCCATGGCTGGAGCTTTTGGTCTTGGGCATGTGAACTCTCTCACATGAAAGTAATCACCCTTCTtcaattaccaaaaaaaagctctcaattttcaaaagaaaagaaaaggaaaaaaaaaagtggctCTCATATTTCTGCTTAGTGTATTCAATATAATTCTGAGGTACTCAATATGTACGGTTACAACTGATCaagagaatttgaaatttgatcGATCGATCACCATGACAACATATATAAACTGATGGCTGCGAATATATATAACGCGGCAATTCTACAGCAAGTCAACATTTTCCTTTCTGCAAATAAAACCCAAAAGATTAATGGCCCTCCCATATATTCCTAAAACTAGCAATCCTTTTGGTAAGACTCATCACATTATTTACgattctatatttttttttccttataccAAGATTAGCGATTCCTAATCCGGTCTAATTTCGAACAAAGGCTAAATGGGCAATAATTCCCTAACAAGGGTACTCACCGTATACTTAATCattgaaacaatttttttCGCTGAATATCATTGAAACAATTATATTAATCATTAAATAGTAATACCTTCTGATTAACGCATGATCATGTGGCCACACCTATGCCACATGAAAAGCCTGAACCGAATGAATGGCACGAGCTCTTGCCACTgtcaaataaaaatgaaaattaatctACAAGCCTTTCTAGTTTACAACTTCCGAAGAAGTAGTTTGGAATTTCGAAGCCTGAGGAATAATTCTCAGttctatattaattttacatgcTCTGGACTGCACATAATGCCTATGGCAATACAGCACGGGAGAGCAAACCCATAcgataaaattaattgttatgtctatatattattaattatatccCTTTTGCATAGAAATTTTCGCCTCAAAAGTGCACCTTCTAAAAAACAAGGAAAGAAGCACTCGATTTcagaaaaaatacatatttattatattaaaaagaaaattataaagaaattatGGGTTCATTTGCTTACGTCAATTCAAAGCGTGCATGCTCCTCTGCCTTTTGTCTCATTTCGATTTTTAgcctaattaatttaattaattgatgttGAGGAACAATAGCTCGCGGTGAAAgtgttcctttttctttttccttgctAGGGGAAAAATTGGTATGACAAGTATTAAAATGCACGGGCGAAATTACAAGTTCAAAAGATAGAACAATATTAAAAGAATCGTTTATAAAGGGAGCTGTATGTCTATTCTCAAACGGTGTCTTTTTGATGATGGAGGTTAAAAGTTATCTTATACTTAACATGTTATGAAAATTATAACCAGTCGAATTTGATTGTGGGATTGGGTAGACACTGTCACATCTGCCTTAGTGATCAATTGTTTCGTTCGCTTCCTGGTTAACTATTGGCCGGCTGATCGGACATGTTCAACCCCGCCAAACAACATGTACATGTTTTAATTAACTGGTGTTGCATATGGGATGTTTGCGACCTCTAAGTTATCATTGAAGATAAATCACTGTTCATCTGTATGATGTAATTTATTTGGTACTTATAGGAAGCGACCGGCCAGGTAATTCTCTCAAAAATAAGAATGTGATATTGCTTCCAaacatagtttttttttttgcccttttttgcCTAAAACGAGTTAAGGTGATGTCTCCGTTTGACAGTACACGCATGATTCAGAGGATGGGAGAATTTTGATACAACATGATGAGAGataatacatataataatattagttaTAATTGATAGAGCCAAAGGGAAGGGGGGAATCTATACTCTAATTTTGATGGAATTACTTGATTACATATACATTTTTGCTTACGTCAATGCGAAGCATGCTTTTCAAAAGCTTTTGGTGTAAATCGAGGtttccattaattaattaacaaattTAATTAACGACATGCTTTCTCGTCTGAAGTTAAAATAAAGCTTTACCCATGAACCCTAGCTAGATAAGGCCTTCTCTGCACATTTCGTTGAAGGTGTAAAGTTGTTATTTGAAACTTGAGCTGCCGAcgatattaaatattatatccAATCTTacaattgcatttttttttatatcactAGCATCTTATAATTGCATTTGCTTAATCATTAAGGGGTTCTAATATCATATGCTCTTGGGGGCGTAGTAACAACAAAACAATAATTTCTCTCTAAATTAAATGCATTACATCGATTTCATTGCACCAACCAAGACACACATTCACATTTTTAATTCGGTTAAAAACAATGATTGAATATGCTTGTTATAATGGTATTTGCTGCTCTTTTATTCGGTTGCGACCTTTTTATTGCTTATTTAGATAGATACATAATGTTGATGTTTCGTTTTACATTTTAGTGAAGGATATGATATTTCCCTCTTGATAAGTTTGGGACTGACTATTAAAACCAATGAAGCATTTACTAAAAGTTCTTAGTGCGAGTTATTATTCCATATCGGAAAGACATAAAGAAATTAACTTATGGATTCATAAAATAATGGGTATTACAATCTAACTATCAACTTGATATTTTAGGTTGAAGATGAGTCTAATCATTTGTTTACctagttgaaaattttatagttCTACGAGTAAAGAGTTAAGACATTTTACCTTGAGGTAAAAAAAGGGAAGTGTGGGGTCAAACTTGAGGTATGATATAGTGTGTGCACTGATTGCTAATACGACCGAGTCGACAAAATGTATAAGCTTTCTCGAAATTCCGCTAGATAACTTGTTGTACATCACCACCATAGAAATTTCATAGAGACTTCTATCAGTGTAAAATGGAGGTTAAATCTTTCTAAATTAAAACTTTTCTTACATATGACCAACGTTGGTGAAtaaattgatagttttcttACATATGACCAAGTGTGCATCTTGCATGTACAAGTGTTTTTAAACGAATTAGAAAAGGGCTTTTTATGCAAAGGGGTCATAATGATGAGTTCCTTGGCTAATATAGGTTGGTTAGTCACGAAGAGAGATAAGGCAATGAGTGGGCCAATAATAAGGAACGATGATAATTATAGCCTCAGCAACTTAATTGTAATTTCGTGCTCTTCAGTGCAGTCTACTGTGTGAGAGAACTCTCCCTGAGCCGTCCAACAAAGACAGACCGTCACCAGCTCCATGGCATCCGTGTGGAAAAAGTTTCATGATGGCCCGTGAATTTCCTCCAGTATTTAAATTCACCCCAACAGAAGAGAAGAGACAATTAACTTTTTGCCACGTGTGGATGCCAAAAAATTATcctcaaataataataatattgtgtttattttatctatttatatgaAAGGAATTATGGCCATGCCTTGTCAGTGAGAGGGGCCAAGCTAGATTGCCGGGCGGTTTCCTCTTCGAACTTCTGGCCAGGCAGACCGCAGGGCTCGCACAAAAGCTGTCTACAAATGAACAGAAGCAGCAGAAGGCACTTTTGTGTTGTCTATCCGAAAcattttccccttcttttttaCCCTTCAGCAATAAACAAAGAGAAAGGGGGGGCTAAAAAGTTGCATAAAGGGGTCTCTGTTAAAACACAGCAGTTCTAACCCCCAccccaaaaaaaggaaaaaaaaagaagaagaaaagcacTTACCAGTTCATGCAGTCCATTTGGCAGCATTGGTTGCAGAATGAGCTCgattaataatataaagtaCCTCGGCATACAGTAACTAACCTAACAAGAGATTAGCCGAGAGTAGAAAGGGACGTCGTGTAGAGTCATTCATGTTTGATTTGGAATCAGAAGTGTTCGGGTTCAATTTCCTTTGTCGTCTTTAAATCCATGAGTTTCATTGATTGTAAGCTTAGATGATAAACTGAACTTGCTCATTGTTAGGGACATGATTTCAGGCTCCGACCCAATGCGCCCCATAAGGGCTCACTGAAAGTGATCTGAGACTGAAACCTGCACCTATCACAAGTCATGCCAACGAGTGAGATCGTCAGTATAAACCTACTGCCTAAACGTATGTGCATGTATCCCGtgcccctcttttttttttttttttatgtctaGACAAATGTTACAATAATACGATCAAATAGGACTGGTTGATCATTATAAGACCATGGTTCGAGTATAGGGCTAGTAATTGCAGAAGAGGTTGAAATAAGCTATAAAATAAAGATTTCaagatgagaaaaatatgaaaatttagcTAATTAATCTTCTAagcaaacaaagaaaaaaaagaagaagctagAATTGCCTAAAAAATTCTCATATTAGTTACATttgatagatagatagatagatagatagatactATTTGAATGCTAATATAATTAGCAATGGAAAATTACTTTTCCACCGAGTATTTTCGGAGGAACAGCCTCCGACTCTCTCTCATGCATTAACCGTGCACATTTTTCCATACAACTCCCTTTAGAGTGTTCGGCACTTCCGAATTCGAATGGTATAGCATTGCTCAATTAGCGATTGATATTCCCAAAAGTAGTTATGAGGATTTTTACGAGGATTAGCAAAGACTCTTTGCTCAAAACATTCATGTGAAGTTGGAAGAAACTCCTCTGCCTCCAGTGCCAAGCACTCTTTGGATTACCGGCTGCAGGCGGTTGTCGGGGATGAGGGGGGCTTCAAGTGGGAGCGCCGCACCGAGTTGGCAGGAGAGAGCACGCGAAGTGATGGGTTACGGCCACAGCAGGTCATTCCCCCTTCCCCCCCGTCCTTGGCCCCAACCCAATCCCTCCTGCAGAGGAAAAAGctctttactttttcttttgttttttttttgtttttcttttttgcccccttttttgtttttttcaatATGTTTAGGGTGGTCCGGTAGATGCCCCACATTTACCTCGATTAAGACCCCGCTGCACGCgctccccctccccctccccctccccctcctctCTGTCATATCCATCCATCCCCCTTCTCCTTCCCGGCGCGTCCACTACACGAAGCTTGTGTTTCGTTATTATGCTCAACTTAATTTTGTGCAATGATTGAAATGTTAACAAATATATTGATacgtgaaaatatatatatatatatatatgtatgtatgtatagatgGGAAagtaatgaaaattttattattaaaaatttaatatgtatatatatatagatatgaaagtagatggagaatttattattacaaaattGATCATAGATATGACTAGAGAAAAAATATgcgagataatttaatattaaattaaaaaaaagataaaaaagtaataattgtattgttaaatttggTGAAGAATAAAGTTGAGATGGGTTAAGTAATGTTATGATcttaaaaacaaacaaaacatATGTCATGTCAGAAAATGTACTAATTAGTATGTCGTACGATATTAGGTTAACTTTTTTATCTGTTAATCTTAATTTGAACCTTCGTTATTTCTAATTAAGAATATGATCATTATGTAATAGGTTTTAAGTATCTAACGAACTTTACTTGCAGTAGATGGTTCGAATTTCAATAAAGTATCATAGTGATCACGAAATCACTATTCAAGTAATGGTTAGTCTCGGTCATATACTAGTACTACACCCCTGCGTTTCACAGAAAATTAGGACATTTCTAAGaccataaataaacaaaatctACTTAAATTGGGATCAATTCAAGTATGTGTTTTGTACTGAAATGAAAAAgctaaaaattatatttttataagaaaaaatttaaaaaatataaaaaggggATGGTGGCTACGGGTGGAGATAATTCTCCCACTTACCACCACCATCCCATGGACCAGGTTTTAATTATCAGTATAATCCTGATAGTATAAGTACTAACAAATTGATAAATCACATTTTACTAAATCAATTTAAGCTTTTACTTCAGTTTTTGGTGCCCTGATAAACTTACACGGGATACTACATTTTTGAACCTTCACTGGTCTGTTTGCCTTCCCATTACATTTATTCTAAGTGTTCTAGACTGTGCATTCACTCGTGAcaaacttaattttaaaacttaatCGAAAATGGTTACTTAAAAATCTTTTATTAATCATGACAGCAACTCGGGACTTCTATTATGAGGTCATGGACAATAGACTATTCATCGAGAGTACTTCAGTTCAAGTTCAGGATAACTCAATGATTGGAACACGGATTAATTAGTCTCAGTTCATAAGATATTGACGAACATCGCATGATATAATTATTGAACAAAATTATTAACCTCTTATTCGAACAACAAACGTCCCAGTTTCTTATCCTcttgttaaaaataaatgtatataagCTAGCATTATGCAATAATTTgttttcaggaaaaaaaattcttacttttttgggtgaaattttctagtttttatttctaagaaaattaacaagctagcttcttttttttttttcaccaaCCAAATGTTGGAGCGCGTGAGCATAGGTTGCAAGTTTAATTACTTTGTCTCATTTACCATTTGTGCTTTGACCTGTACGGCCCAAGCCATCGAGAGCCTTTAAATAGCCTGTCGTTCATTCCCCTCTCCCCTCCTCACCGCCAACTCCAACTATCAGAACCTCAAGAACTAATTTCCCTCTACAGAGTTGAAACCAGTTTTCAGTTATCAACACTAGCCAGACGATCAAGGCACATTATTAGTTCGTATTCACCTTCCCGAGCTCAGGCTTCAACATCCCGATCGAAGTCATACGCCTGGTGCTTTCATTGGCATTGCCAATCCAAGTAAGTTGCGAGAAGATACCCGACATCAGCCAAAACGGGTCTGCCACTGTGGATGCTCGGGTGGGGCGCGGACCTCTTACGAGCTGACATGAACCGCCTCCTAGCTTTGCTCTTCCATCAGGTTAGCTTGCATTGCATTCTCTTCGAGCTCTCAGTGCTTAGCATAGACGTTCAAATTAAACGAGCATGTCCTCGTATCAATGAACATACAGCGGACCTGCAATGAACTAAATATACATGATGCAAACGTGATTTGAGATATAACTAGTGATTTTGCTGGCCGGGGCCTGCATGCAGGGAGTGTTGGACGAGCAGTTCTTGCAGCTTCAACAGCTCCAAGATGATAGCTCCCCCAACTTCGTGTCCGAAGTCATCACCATCTACTTCCACGAGTCCGAGAAGCTCTTGCGCAACCTCCGAGCATTGCTGTCCGTATTCTGTCTTACTCCCCTTCCTCCTCGTTATTATTCCTTATTCTCATACGAGTTGAAAAAGTTGCCACTCTTCAGTTTCATCACTCCGTATAACTGCGTCATCCTGATCCGCCATAAACACTTTGTGCCGAAGTCGTAGGTTTTCTTGTAGTGGCACCATCATAAATTCAATGTCATCATTTCGGCATTTTACATGATGTTGTTCAATGGCCAAAGATAACAGTCTTTAATCCTCATCTGGGCATGCATTGTCAGCACTATGCATGTCAATTtcaaggaaaggaaaaaaaaaagtaagtaaataaataaatgaaagacGTAAGACTATATAcatgtgtatgtatgcatTTGCATTGACTGGGTTACTATACGGGGGTTTCACTGACCAGTGTGCATTGATGATGCTGTTGGGGATGAACAGAATGGATAGGGAATTCTCGGACTACAAGAAGATGGAAATACATTTGAATCAGTTCACGGGGAGCAGCTCTAGCATCGGGGCACGTCGAGTTCGAAATGTCTGTGCCGCCTTCCGTGCAGCTTCTGAGCAaaacaaccttgccgggtaatTCGATGCTCACTCTCTCTCACAGTTGGTCATGTCCTAGgcgatatacatatatatatgtagattattattatctatCGCCTAGCTACCGTATTAGTCCAACATCTCCAGCATATGACATTATAACCGACTGGAACCGATTGTTACATTGTTTTGCTCGGCATCAGGTGTTTCAGAGCTTTGGAGGTGCTAGAACACGAGTACTGCTACCTCAAGAACAAGCTGCACGAATATTTCCAGGTAATTAGGCACCGCATAAGCATTACATGTACGAACATAGTATCGAGAGATGCTGGCATGCAACTCTTCGAGAAGAAATTATCATCGTCCACCGGCACCCTGATATAGGATCCGACTGATCTGCATATGTATACATACTATTTGCTGCCTTTGAATAGATGGGTCAGAAAGGGACTCCAGTAGGGAGCTTCCCTGAtgatcaatttaattttggcGGGTCGATGTGACTGTTGATTAATGATGAATAATTTATTGGGTGAACCAACCAAACCCAGATGGAGCAGCAAAGGGCAATTGCAGCTGGAGTCAGATATCCCATgatgcagcagcagcagcacaaCTGAGCACCTAAAGAGCAATTATAAGAAGAGAAGGATTGTCTCAGCCATTGAGGTGAGGGATTAATAGGGGCCAACTTTCTACAGAAGGAAGGGAACAGAATGGGCTATTATTTATAGTTCCATTCCATCCCCTGATATATATCTGCtgtatctatttatttattgtatcAGAGATAGggagagggaaagagagagagagagtgaagctGTCTGTTTGTTTGTATCGGTAATGGCAAAGTCCTCCTGAATGGTCTGAGAGATTAatggattaattaattggaGTAGATATTTTGCAGCTGTGGTTGGGGCTCTGACTCTGATATGATAATAAAGTACAGCTGAAGCTAcagctgcttcttcttcttcttcttcttcttcttcttcttcttcctccttctctttcttttctttttttttttcttgctcgaaatcttcttcttccttctcaaTGAGATAGGATCCCTTTGTTTCACGTAAATAgtttttcaaagaaaaattattgacATGGAGAAAGAAAATCATCTCCATGTGTTTGGATTAGAGAGATGTGTTAAGTGGCGCAAATAAGAGAGAGCAGTGTAGGCACGAAAATGAATTCCgaaattttttacatgaaATCATTTTCTCCACttttatctttaatttgttgattgaCTGAAAATACTTTCTTTTTGCCGAAATTTTTTTGTGTTACTTACCATACACATGAAAATGAGGAATTCACTTTCCTATACCTTGCTTTTCGTGCAACAAATGGAGCCTTAATTAGAGTTCAAAATTCCCCCCGCTTTATATATGGAACTGGCAGTTTATTTATGGGACTTAGAGAAGAGAAGAATGTGTAATAAAATCAGTGTACTGTTGGGGTCAAATACCGGCAGTAAATCAGATTCTTTTGAGTCACCCACCACCAGCAAATATTCAATGCCTATTACATAGCCACTTTTACTGTATAAAGCCTAATCAAAATACTAGTAAGTGGAAAAATGACTTCACAACGGACTCATAGATTCTCacatattaatattttgatactCAACAAATA from Punica granatum isolate Tunisia-2019 chromosome 3, ASM765513v2, whole genome shotgun sequence includes:
- the LOC116201383 gene encoding pseudo histidine-containing phosphotransfer protein 6; amino-acid sequence: MLGWGADLLRADMNRLLALLFHQGVLDEQFLQLQQLQDDSSPNFVSEVITIYFHESEKLLRNLRALLMDREFSDYKKMEIHLNQFTGSSSSIGARRVRNVCAAFRAASEQNNLAGCFRALEVLEHEYCYLKNKLHEYFQMEQQRAIAAGVRYPMMQQQQHN